One Castanea sativa cultivar Marrone di Chiusa Pesio chromosome 4, ASM4071231v1 DNA window includes the following coding sequences:
- the LOC142632261 gene encoding putative F-box protein At4g22030, which yields MASALLLPSASSSSSCSRKIHAAIQVPKLPKVSFSVPKIPKRNLGEELNIRNGFINTTPVEKFNVIDDRSHRSSTNVTIQLYAILEAVADRVEMHANIGEQRDNWNTLLLNSINIIILTAATMAGVAATSGIGMPLLALKLSSTLLYSAATGMLLIMNKIQPSQLAEEQRNATRLFKQLQSQIQTMLAIGTPTQEDVKELMEKVLALDKAYPLPLLGAMLEKFPAKFETAVWWPKNQVLQKKNFSHEGKQCNNGWSEELETEMREIIKVVEREDIEDNVRLGNLALKINKTLAISGPLLTGIAAFGSAFVGNGSWAPIVAVAAGALASTVNAFEHGGQVGMVIEMYRNCGGFFQLLQESIEATLEEKDLEKRENGELFEMKVAMKLGRSLSQLRELAKKSASSRVDEFASKLF from the coding sequence ATGGCTTCAGCTCTCCTTTTACCTtctgcatcttcttcttcttcttgttcaagGAAAATCCATGCTGCTATTCAAGTCCCAAAACTTCCAAAAGTCTCTTTCTCAGTTCCAAAAATACCAAAGAGAAATCTAGGTGAGGAACTGAATATAAGAAACGGGTTCATAAACACAACCCCAGTAGAAAAGTTCAATGTCATCGATGATAGATCACACAGGTCTAGTACTAATGTTACCATTCAACTCTATGCCATCTTAGAGGCCGTAGCTGATAGAGTAGAGATGCACGCCAACATTGGAGAGCAACGTGACAACTGGAACACCCTTCTTCTAAACTCCATCAACATAATAATTCTCACAGCTGCAACAATGGCTGGTGTCGCTGCAACTAGTGGCATTGGAATGCCTCTTTTGGCTTTGAAATTATCGTCTACTCTTTTGTATTCCGCAGCCACGGGAATGTTGCTTATAATGAACAAAATTCAACCTTCACAACTTGCCGAGGAGCAACGCAATGCTACAAGATTGTTCAAGCAGCTACAAAGCCAAATCCAAACCATGCTCGCCATTGGAACTCCAACTCAAGAAGATGTGAAGGAGCTGATGGAAAAGGTTTTGGCTCTTGACAAAGCCTACCCACTTCCCTTGCTTGGTGCAATGCTTGAAAAATTCCCAGCAAAGTTTGAGACAGCTGTTTGGTGGCCTAAAAATCAAGTActacaaaagaaaaacttttcaCATGAAGGAAAACAATGTAACAATGGATGGAGTGAGGAACTTGAAACGGAAATGCGAGAGATCATTAAGGTGGTGGAGAGAGAAGACATAGAGGACAATGTAAGACTTGGCAACTTGGCGTTGAAAATCAACAAAACTTTAGCTATCTCAGGTCCTTTACTCACAGGCATAGCAGCCTTTGGCTCAGCTTTTGTTGGTAATGGATCATGGGCACCAATAGTAGCAGTGGCTGCTGGGGCTTTAGCTAGCACAGTTAATGCTTTTGAGCATGGTGGACAAGTTGGTATGGTGATTGAGATGTATAGAAACTGTGGTGGATTTTTCCAGCTATTACAAGAATCAATTGAAGCCACACTTGAGGAAAAAGATttggagaaaagagaaaatggggAACTGTTTGAAATGAAGGTGGCTATGAAACTTGGAAGAAGCTTATCACAACTCAGAGAACTTGCTAAAAAGTCAGCTTCTTCCCGTGTAGACGAATTCGCAAGCAAGCTTTTCTAA